From a region of the Megalops cyprinoides isolate fMegCyp1 chromosome 13, fMegCyp1.pri, whole genome shotgun sequence genome:
- the LOC118787874 gene encoding 40S ribosomal protein S13, giving the protein MGRMHAPGKGLSQSALPYRRSVPTWLKLTSDDVKEQIFKLAKKGLTPSQIGVILRDSHGVAQVRFVTGNKILRILKSKGLAPDLPEDLYHLIKKAVAVRKHLERNRKDKDAKFRLILIESRIHRLARYYKTKRVLPPNWKYESSTASALVA; this is encoded by the exons ATGGGTCGTATGCACGCTCCCGG AAAGGGCTTGTCCCAGTCAGCGCTGCCATACAGACGCAGTGTGCCAACA TGGCTGAAACTAACATCCGATGATGTCAAAGAGCAGATTTTCAAGCTGGCCAAGAAAGGCCTGACTCCATCTCAGATTG GTGTGATCCTGAGGGACTCCCATGGTGTTGCCCAGGTGCGCTTTGTCACCGGCAATAAAATCCTGAGGATCCTCAAGTCCAAGGGTCTGGCCCCTGACCTCCCTGAGGACCTGTACCACCTGATCAAGAAGGCGGTTGCAGTGAGGAAGCACTTGGAAAGGAACAGAAAG GACAAGGATGCCAAGTTCCGTCTGATTCTCATCGAGAGCAGGATTCACAGGCTGGCCCGTTACTACAAGACCAAGAGAGTACTCCCACCCAACTGGAAGTA TGAATCCTCCACGGCCTCCGCTCTCGTGGcataa